Below is a genomic region from Persicimonas caeni.
GTGGCTGCGCCGAGTTCGACGGTTTGGGCTCAGGAGGTGGAGAAGAGTGAGGAAGGGGTAGAGAAGGGTGAGGAAGAGGTAGATGGGGGGGAGGAAGATGTAGGTGGGGGTGAGGAAGAGGACCAGGGCCCGCTGTTGCCCGAGGGGATGACGCTCGACGAGGTGCTCGACCGGGCCGAGAAGCCCGCGCCCGAGGACTTCCCCGACCCGGTGCCCGACGACCAGTTTCGCTTCTTCTTGCTCGTCGACCAGCTCGAGTATCGCTACGACCTAGAGGACGAGCCCGACCAGGTGGGCACCGAGCTGCAGGGGTATGTCGGCGGCGACTACAACCGCCTGTGGCTCAAGAGTGAGGGCGAGGCCGGCTGGCAGGGAGACGCGGGTTTCGAGGGCGAGTCGGAGAACGATTTGGTCTACGGCCGGCTGATATCGCCGTTTTGGCACGCCCAAATCGGCGCGCAATACGCCAACGAGTGGACCGAGGACAAATACGAGGACATCTGGGCCGGCGCGCTCGCCCTGCAGGGGCTGGCGCCGGGCATGTTCGAGCTCGACGCGTCGCTGTACGTAACCCAAAACCTCAACATGCTCGCCGACTTAGAGGCCGAGTACGATATCCGCATCACCCAAAGGCTCGTCTTCCAGCCTCGGGTCGAGCTGAGCTTTGCGGCCCAGGATATCGAAGAGCGGGGCATCGGCGTCGGGCTGACCAAGGTGGTCGGCGATCTGAGGCTTCGCTACGAGGTTTTGCGCGAGTTCGCGCCCTATGTGGGCGCGCGCTATCAGGGGCTCACCTTCGAGACGGCTGATCTGGCCGAGGCGGAGGGCGAGGACACCAGCCGGTTCTTCGTGCTCGGCGGCGTGCGCTTTGCGGTCTACTGAGTAACGAGCCGTGTGAAGCATGTCACACGCACGAGTTGTGGCGGATGACTCTCGGCCGGAGCCTTCTATTGGGGCTCCGGCCTTTTTTGTTCACTGCTGCTCCAACACCACCTTCGAGCGGCCCTCCTGCTGGGGCTCGACGCGGACCTGGCTGGTGATGCGGTCCTGGAGCGCCTCGACGTGGCTGATGACGCCGACGGTGCGCCCGGAGCGGGCGTGCAGCTCGTTGAGGATGCCCACGGCGTTGCTCAAGCTGTCGCGGTCGAGGGTGCCGAAACCCTCGTCGAGGAAGAGCGTCTCGATGGGCATCTTGATCTGTTGCTGGTCGGCCAACGCCAGCGCCAGGGCCAGCGAGACGAGGAAGGTCTCGCCGCCCGACAGGGTGCTCAGCGAGCGGGCTTCGCCGGCGTGGTAGCGGTCGACGATCTCGAAGTCGAGGGTCGGCAGGCCGCTCTTTTCGTCGTGCTGGGTCTTGAGGCGGTAGCGCGGGTGGAGTTCGCGCAGGCGATGGTTGGCGCTGTCGACGATGCGGTCGAGGTTGAGCGCCTGGGCGAATTGCTTGAAGCGCTCGCCGCCGCCCACGCCGATGAGCCGGTTGAGCTCGTTCCA
It encodes:
- a CDS encoding copper resistance protein B codes for the protein MLKLEHAAVMTLVALCVAAPSSTVWAQEVEKSEEGVEKGEEEVDGGEEDVGGGEEEDQGPLLPEGMTLDEVLDRAEKPAPEDFPDPVPDDQFRFFLLVDQLEYRYDLEDEPDQVGTELQGYVGGDYNRLWLKSEGEAGWQGDAGFEGESENDLVYGRLISPFWHAQIGAQYANEWTEDKYEDIWAGALALQGLAPGMFELDASLYVTQNLNMLADLEAEYDIRITQRLVFQPRVELSFAAQDIEERGIGVGLTKVVGDLRLRYEVLREFAPYVGARYQGLTFETADLAEAEGEDTSRFFVLGGVRFAVY